The window GTTTATGGATTCCCACCAAACAGAAGAAGTAACCTTTTTCATTACACTTCCCTTTGAGCACCTCTCGGGCATCTCTGCctcttaaaatgaaacaaacgcacacacagctctgccggctggcctcctctctctgctcggATGGGAGAGCCAAGCAGGAATCATCTTACAGTAAGATGATCCTgacctcctctcctgctgcactTATTAGCTCTATTAGTGACTAGCAGGGcatcccaaacacacacactcatatatatttaatatgtCCTGACATTAATCTTCAAGCTCTGGATATCTGCCTCAAATCACCGGATCCTTCTTTTAACGTGCTGATAAGCGTCTGTCTCGTTAAAAAAAGAGTGGTAATGGGGCGGGAAACATCAACAATCGTGCACCACACCCTGCTAAATGTGCAGCAGATACCTCGGAGGGCTGGGGGCACATTTCCACTCCGCTCTGAGACTCAAACGCTGCACCTCAGGGATACTACATATAAGAATATGTAAGCAGAATAACTAACTTGACctcaaaaagcagaactggTTAGAGGAGTAAAAAGTTCCTCATAGCCCAAAATAAACTGCTCTTTACACACGGTCACCGTTCAGGCCTCTGCTGCTATAATTACTGCTGGTCTCGCTGGTCGTGCCTCCATCAGAATGAGGAGTGGATATCCTCTCCTCCCAGGACACTTCCTTCTGCCCTGAGCTGATAAGTCCAATCAAAACAAGGATTACATTCCTGATATTAACTCGACTCTCACCGCTATCTCTGGCTtgttaaaaacacagctttatgCCATCTGTGTGCAAACAGTTACTAGAAACTAAAGGTTGCGCAACTTCACAGGGGTATGCCCTGAGTGACGTATCGCATTATGAATTACATAATCATTCGTGGGTTGTTTAGTGACACGTGACACAACCTTTGTACGCTCAGCATGGGCAGGTTGCAAAACAATGGAAAGCGCAGAAGTTTGGAGCTTTTTCTGTTAATCTGTTGAGCAACACATCCAGAACCCAGAGTGCCATAAGTTTAAATGAGGAGCTAATTTCAGCAGCAAACACCTCACTCGTCTAAGGCTGCAGCTCATGACTATTATGTCATcaattcatctgctgatgaCTTTCTCTTGTTACCAAATTTTCACTAATCGATTAAGACATTCATGCATCCACATGTGAACGCTGTAAAAGATCCAAGCtttgaggcagagcagagcagtaCCTACCTGCCCTCGTTGACCATGACTGAGTCCCCAGTGCAGGTGAAGTCTTCAATATAAGCCCCTGACGAGCAGTTGATAAGCTTCCAATCAGGTTTGCACACATCCAGGAAGTGCGGCCTGAGCCGGCCAATAGAATACTTGGCTATGTCGGTGAGAGACTGGCTCATAGCGGCACCGAAGAGGAAGGTGCCGACGGCTTTGTAAACGCAGGCCACGTAGCTGCCGAAAGAGGACTTGGACTTGATGCGCTTTAGATAAACTGAAAGGCACTCGCCAAAGATCATCTGGAAGGAGGCGAGGGAGGAAAAGGTACAGCGTTAGAGGTTTGTGCAGAGACGCCAGACTCCAAAAGAAACTTCAAGATGAGCCTGAACAACATCTACAacatcagagacagagatatTACATAATCAGGCTCACTGTTAGAGAAGATCGATACCGCTCTCACGTCTGTATGCCAAATACTCCCATCAGCAccagcagttagcttagcttagcataaagactgaacaCTGGAGGAAAAATCAGACGACCAGcagttcagtttttgtgcaGCTGAATTAAGATATAAGCTTCAGAGATTTTGaccagcctttatgctaagctaggctaactgtcTCATGTCTTAGCTTCATGTTAAACAGAGAGCGGAACTGATCTTCTAATCTAATATTCTGCTGAACGCATCGTGCCACAGGATGATGTCCACTTAAAATAATAATGTGTTTCTTCTGAGAGTTAGTGTTATTATCTTCAGGTCTGACAGTCAAACTTGTTTTTGCGTGTGTTcgtgtctgtgtgatgtgtcGATGAATGACTCATGAATTCCTCTTGGGCGCATGAATGTGTCTGATAAGAGATAACAGGCCCAGAGGGCTTACGCTCCTCTCACATGAGAGCCAGAGACGGCCCTTAAGGCATCTATTTTACCTCATCTTACTGCAGCTAAACATGCTTTACGTGACCAAGGCCTGAAACCTTTCAAAGACCCGTGTAGAGCGGGACTATTCGTAACCCTGCAGGTCTTTCAAGCTCATTTCAGCTTGCATCCTCTTTTCAAATAGCCTTTTCCCTCCTCACTTCAGAGTCAGCTGTGGGATATTtcttaataaaaatattaaCCAAAGGATGTTTAGTATGTAAAAGATGGAGGCCTGCTTCTTTCAATCCCTTCTGAAGATGGAACCTGCAGCGGGGAACTGTTTGTGAAAggatgttttcactgttcacaTGCTGAATGGACTCTTGTAGGCGCTTTAAACGCCATCACATTTTTTCAATTCCACTCGGCATCTGCCCATGACGAGCTTCACATCCGTATTTAGTGTCCTTCTGCAAGCTAAGTCAGGGCTGGGATAGTACGTTTCAAAGCAGAGGTCTGCCTCAGGTCACCTTTGAGAAAGCTTTCTCCAACATGCAGTGAGCAAATTAATTTACAGTTAATGGTGGCAAGCGATTAAAAACACGCATACATTATTGTTATAGAATAATGTATTTAGCAGCAATTGTGGattaaaacaaaaggaaacagaagagTGTAAAAGTGGATCAAGATAAGCATTCCAGAAGAAGCAAGAGGAAACGGTGAAAGGAAACCGttagcagaaaacaaaacagatgcaCTTACAGTGAGTATTGTGACAGGAATCATAACACCTCCTAACAACTGAGGGGAAATGGTGTCTTCTTTAAAGGGGTACTTGATCGAATCGTCATTACAGAAAAAGCCTCGGCGGAAAGGACTGTGCTGCACATTGAGTATTACAAATGGGAGTCCAACTAGCAGAGAAGCAAtgagagaagagacaaagaaacaaaattcAGGTTACAAGATCATGTCAGTGGGGCCCGGACCCCTACCCACGATGCAACGCTGCATGCCTGTACAAAGCAGGAGACAAGAGCCGTGTGAGAGGGTCACAGCGGACGTCACATCCTCTGAAgaaggcggcggcggcggcggcgtccTCGACAACTTTCAGGAGCATTGAGGTGCAAATATGAACGGCATGTTATTAAATGTTAAGTGCTGCATGGCGATGAGACAGTCACAGGCTGATGAGAAGTCCATGTTAATAGAGAAAAGGCAatacaaaaatgacatttcacagcAGGTTATTGGGCACGGCCCTCATTAAGCTGTCATGCAGGTGCACCAGGTGTGTTTTTTATCAGGGATTGTGTGTCTGGATCGGCGTCAGCTCCCGTGAAACCCACAGCTCCTGTAAGCTGTCAGCGAGCGACCAGAGACAGTGGTGTCAGGTGACCGACGCGCGCTGAGGTTACGCACTTTCTCTGAGCGCATTTCTCCTTCGTCCCTCTTCTCTTTTGGGTTAACCTCTTCCTAAAACGAACCCCTCAGCTCTGAATTCACACATCTTCTCCCACGGCTTCCTCTGGCAGACACTCAACCATGAAGCGAttagtagaaaaaaaaaactcgaaaacaataacaattaaaGACTTAACAGTGTTACAGACTGAGGTTAAGATTACTCATCGTGATGCATGAAAGACTGCAGACAGCGGTGGAAGGGATAAATCACTGATAACTCCAAGCAATAAGCaacagcgcgcacacacacacacacacacacacgcatacacacaccagcagcactttCTTGCCTGCTGATCTCCAAAAACAATCGCTCTGTTCCAGAAGAGCATTCCAGCTATTTTAAGGAACAGAGGGACgcagcctgcagcctgcagcctgcagcctgcatgTCTGTGCCGCTaattaacaacagcaacagagagTTCAGCCGATAGATTAAcgttaaaaagaaaatgagtcatcaaaagcaaaaaaaaaaaaagcttggcCTCGCTTCCTATTatccatttttttgtttgtgtttttggaagtTTCAACTTCGCACTGCTGCTAGTTCACTGAATGGCATTCGGCTCTTTCATTTGAGGTTCAGTTTGGtccagatgtttgtgttttttgaagcaGAAAGCTTTAGAAATTCTGCAGATGTTGGTCAAGGACAGCACTtttgtgaatgagtgtgtgtgtgtgtgtgtgtgtgtgtgtgtgtgtgtgtgtgtgtgtgtgtgtgtgtgtgtgtgtgtgtgtggatagaaCGGGATTTGATATTTTGCATTAGCTTTTAAGTGGACATCCTCCTGTTGGCGAGCACTGAGACGGGAAACAGCACCAGAACTAcgaccctgattccaaaaaggctgggacgctgtgtaaaacataaataatgtcctttatacaatcacatgttcacaaagtggtgaacctcgcttcatcctcgcttgtgatAGACGAGCAT is drawn from Chaetodon trifascialis isolate fChaTrf1 chromosome 20, fChaTrf1.hap1, whole genome shotgun sequence and contains these coding sequences:
- the plpp1a gene encoding phospholipid phosphatase 1 isoform X2 — protein: MFETRGIPFVLLDLACLILVGLPFVILNVQHSPFRRGFFCNDDSIKYPFKEDTISPQLLGGVMIPVTILTMIFGECLSVYLKRIKSKSSFGSYVACVYKAVGTFLFGAAMSQSLTDIAKYSIGRLRPHFLDVCKPDWKLINCSSGAYIEDFTCTGDSVMVNEGRLSFYSGHSSFSMYCMLFLALYLQARLQAEWARLLRPTIQFFLIAATVYTGFSRVSDYKHHWSDVLTGLLQGALMAILVVFFVSDFFKPHVDPRKEVDIPHTTLQETPTNGNHFESPN